One region of Malania oleifera isolate guangnan ecotype guangnan chromosome 6, ASM2987363v1, whole genome shotgun sequence genomic DNA includes:
- the LOC131158482 gene encoding uncharacterized protein LOC131158482 — protein sequence MVEIAWSFREQGGPSVAWGCTIEKFTKMNPLVFSGGAYPTVAKNWMQEIEKVLMVWQCTNKQKVFYATYKLTSEDKRWWTATKLLEEQRLIPVAMTWSRFRKVFFDRYFPTTVRENKVVEFLNLTQGNLTVQQYAAKFIELSHFAPYMDEAKKARMFERGLKQEIFRQVVVLKVWDFSELVNRATVVEESVQRDAEVQSQRKRPMPLGFQAGSSRGSWRRDRYNGGHRQMTEHCGFQGEQIYPICPRCGRRHTGECRLGENICYQHGRPDHMTQSC from the coding sequence atggttgagattgcatgGAGTTTCAGGGAGCAAGGTGGCCCATCTGTAGCCTgggggtgtacgatagagaagtttaccaaaATGAACCCTCTAGTGTTTTCAGGAGGAGCATATCCTACAGTTGccaagaactggatgcaggagattgagaaagtactAATGGTGTGGCAATGCACTAATAAGCAAAAGGTcttctatgccacgtataagttgacaAGCGAGGacaagagatggtggacagctacgaagttattggaggagcagagacttATACCAGTGGCTATGACCTGGAGCCGGTTCAGGAAGGTattttttgacagatattttcccaCTACTGTGAGAGAGAATAAGGTGGTAGAATTCCTAAATTTGACTCAGGGAAATCTCACGGTTCAGCAGTATGCGGCAAAGTTTATTGAGCTGTCACATTTTGCTCCTTACATGGATGAGGCTAAGAAGGCAAGAatgtttgaaagaggcttgaagCAGGAAATTTTTAGACAGGTGGTAGTTCTAAAGGTGTGGGATTTCTCTGAGCTAGTAAACAGGGCTACAGTAGTAGAGGAGAGTGTACAGAGGGATGCTGAGGTGCAGAGCCAGAGGAAAAGGCCCATGCCTCTAGGTTTTCAAGCGGGTTCCAGTCGAGGCTCATGGAGAAGAGACCGGTACAATGGAGGCCATAGGCAGATGACGGAACATTGTGGTTTCCAGGGTGAGCAAATTTATCCCATTTGCCCTAGGTGCGGCCGGAGACATACGGGAGAATGTCGTTTGGGAGAGAACATTTGCTATCAGCATGGGAGACCTGACCATATGACACAATCATGTTAG